The Methylocystis echinoides sequence AAATTGACATCCAGTCTCAAATGAAACCGAAAAAGCGCGCCGGATACCCTTCGGTCTCACTTTGAAACCGAAATCGACAACGGCGGTCGAATGGCCCGCTGGCCTCGGAGCCAAGGGCAACGAAGGCGTCGCCAACAACGTCATCAACACCAAAGGAGCGATCGGCTACGTCGAATATGCTTACGTGAAGCAGAACAAGTTGACATTCGCCAAGGTCGTCAACAAAGCGGGCAACGTCGTTTCGCCGGACGCAAACAGCTTCCAGGCGGCTGCTGCAAGCGCGGATTGGGCGCATTCTCACAGTTTCTACGTAATTCTGACCAATCAGCCCGGCGCTAAGGCATGGCCGATTGCCGGTGCGACTTTCATCCTGATGCACAAGAAGCCTGCTGATCCTGTCGCGACGGAGGCGGCTTTGAAGTTCTTTTCGTGGGCTTACGAAAAGGGGGACAAGCTTGCTGAAGAGCTCGAATATGTTCCCATGCCTGACGCGGTAGTCGCTCAGGTCAAGAAGACATGGGCCACGGAATTCGTTGGTCCTGAAGGCAAGCCGCTGGCTGCCCAGTAAGACTTGATAGAGACGCCGGTTCAATCCAACTGGCGTCACACATCTGGCCCTACGTTTGGTCGATGACTAAATCCGTGGCGCACTGCGCGATTTTTGCGAAGGAAGCCAAAACCTTCCTCAAGCTCGAATAAATTTCAGATTGAGCGAGGAAGCCTATCGGATCGCTCTCTCGATGTTCCAAAAAAAGCTTCTTTAGCCCCTGCTCTCTAATGACTTCGGAATGCTCTCCAAGCGCTGAAACTTGTTTTTCGTAATCGTTTAGGCGCTCGGCGTTTTTCCGGGCCGATCTTAACAACGGCATGGCTTCTTGGGTGAGCTCAGCCGCTTGCACGATGAGGTTCCCAATCGCCTGCATTTCAGCGTCAAATCGAGAAATCTCGTAAATGGAAGCCTTTTTTGAAAGCTGATTTATATGATCAATCACGTCATCCATCGCGTTGATGAGCGCAGAAATGTCGCTTCGAAAAAAGGGAGCAATCAGTGTCTTGCGTATTTGTTCTAACGTTGATCGAGTAATAAGATCGCCGTCTGCTTCTAATCGTCTTATCTCTTGGCCGAAGCTCTCGCAATTTTTGTCTCCATCTAACATTTTACGGAGCGCTCGTGCCGCCTCGGAAATATTGACGGATTGCCGCTCGAAAGCGTCAAAGAAACGGTTCTTTCGAGGTGTAAACATTTGCAGCCACTCAGACATCGGCGCCTTCTCGTAACTTCTGACGCGGTCACGCATGCCTCTAGATTCTACCCGCAGAGACAAGGGCTTTTGCCAACAACGGAAACAAGATCGCACTTGGGATAATCCCGAGCAGCCGTCCGCCGGCAAATGCCCCGAAAATGGAGCTGAGCGCCATTATAGGACAAAGGGGCGGCTTTGCCGCAACACGGCGAATTGGGGGATTAAGCGCCGAGTTCGTCAACCCGGCGCGTATTCCATTGATTTGAAGGTGAGGCGCCTGACCCGTTCCGGCGCGTCGGCAATCTTGCGGATTGCGCCCCACGTCTGCTTGAAGTTCGGAATGAGCAATTCGTTGACGCCGGGCGATACGACATTGCCCTCAACGCCATTCGGATAGCCGAACAGCATAAATGTCTGCTTACGCTTGGCGGTTGGAGTCGGGTAGGCGATCGCTTGAGTTGAGCCGTTGTCGTTATAGATTTCGACGAGAGCGCCGGCTTCGAGCTTCAGCTCCACCATGTCCCGCGGGTTCATTTCGATGAAGGGGTATGGCCAGCGGTCCATGACAAAGTCGTATTGCTGATCAAGATAGGCGGTCTGCCAAACGTGATTCGTGCGGCCGCTATTGATAAGGAACGGCCATTTCTTGCGCTCGGCCCGTTTATCGGCGAGCTGTAGGCCGCGCCACTTCGTGGGCATGAAGACGGCCTTGCCATCCTTGGTGTCGAATCTGCCGTCAACATAGAGGCGCATAGAGCCGATGATCTTGCCGTCCGCAAATGCGGTCGCCGGCTCTTGGAAACCATTCGTGCCCATCGCGCGCAGCCGCTCGTAGGTGACGAATTGGCCGCCCTTCTTATGAGCATGGTAGCCGTCCATGAAGGCGTCTTCCTCCTTCTTCCAGTCGAACCCTTTGAAGTGGTCGGCGTATTTATTGTTGCCCTGCTCGCGCAGCACCCGCTCCATATGGTTGGCGATGCGCGCGGCGATCAGGCAGTCAGGCAGAGCCTGGCCGGGTCGGTCCATGTAACGCTCGGTGAGCCGCATGCGACGCTCGCCGTTCATCGAGGTAAGGTTCATCTCTCCCGAAGTCGCCGCCGGTAGCCAAACATGACAGGCCTGCCCGATCTTAGTCGGCACGATGTCGACGTCGACGGCGAAGAGCCCCCCTTCTTGATCGCCGCCATGATTGTCTTCACAAGCTGCGATCGATCGCCGTAAGGCGCGCCGCTAAGCTTCTATTTTAATTTTCTGGCAAGCATTTCTAAAATTTTGGCGCTCGCGTTGGATTTGCCCCTTGGCGCCGGCGCGGGAATCTCCGATGCTAATAGACAGGCGGCCGTCATCAAATCTTATGCGATCACATGAATAAAAGGCGGGTGGCAGGGGGAGCTCGAGGTCGGAAGACGACGAAGCCGACGGATGAACATCATCGACTGATGGTGATTTCGATGGAGGATCGGCTCGCCTCTCCGCACCTGGAGCGGTTAGCGAAGAACCTGATTGCGCATTTGGAAAAGAGCGGGATGACAAAACCCCAATTTGCCGAGTCGATCGGCATGTCCGGCTCTCAGTTTCGTTATGTTCGCAGTCGGGCCGCGAATCCCTCCATCGAGATGCTTGCAAAGATTTCCGCCAAGCTGAAGACCCCTCTTTACGAGCTCTTAGAGGACTGCCAACTTGGACATCGTCGCAACTTGTCCGCGAAGCAGATGTCGAAAAACCTTTCGGTGATCGTGAAGAGAAAGTACGTTGAGAGCGGATTGGATAAGGAGCAATTCGCGAAAATTATTGGCGTTTCCCTCCCGCAGTTGTATTTGATGCTACGGGGAGACTCGAACCCATCGCTCCTCGCTGTCGTCGAGATCGCGAGACGACTAGGCATTGGAATGTGGGAGCTGTTGGGAGTGAAACTGATGCAGATCGAAAAACCCCTGGCTCGTTAGGGCGGGTCGAGGGATCGACGAAATCACGCGTCTTCCGCGCACCCAATGCGCGTGGAGCACTACGCTACCGGTCGCCCTTAGGCAAGCTGCCTCTGAGACGGCCGCGCGAGCCCCAATTAGATGTATCGGACGCCGTCTCTTGGGTCGAGGGGGCTGGCTTGTGAGTGCGTCTCAGGCTTCCCATATGGGTCACGAGGGGAATGTCGCAATGTCTGAAAAAGCCAAACGCTACGCCTTCCTGACCGCGGGTTTTGCGGTGATACTGTTCGCCAATTTCTACATCGGCGAGACGCCGCTCGGGTGGGCGACGCTCTTTGCGGGGCTCGGCATTTACTACTGCGGCTGGCGTGGCGTTTGTCCGGCCTGCGAGGCCGGGCGTTGCGGGGTCGAGTCGCACTCCCGAGTGTGAATCGGCATGCGGGCTTGTCTTGGCACCTCTGCACCCTCACATATCCGCATCTTCCGGAAGAAATAGCTTCCCTTGCCGCAGGGCGCGCGCCTTCATCATCACGAAGAAGACGGGAACCAAAATCAGCACGTGAATCGTCGAGGTGATCATGCCCCCGACGATCGGCGCGGCGATCGGTTTCATCACATCCGAGCCCACGCCGGTCTCCCAGAGGATCGGCGCAAGGCTCGCCAGAACAACCACGACGGTCATCAGTTTTGGGCGCAAGCGTTGGACCGCGCCCTCGATGGCGGCCTGCTCGATATCGACGCGCTGCACGGCGGAGCCGGCGGCAAGCTTGCGGTCGAGCGCTTCATGTAAATAGACGACCATCACGACGCCCGTCTCGACCGCGACGCCAAACAGGGCGATGTAGCCAACCCAAACTGCAACGCTGAAATTATAGCCAAGGAACCACTGGAGAAGGATGCCGCCCGTCATCGCATAGACCGTCGGAAAGATCAGAACCAGCGCTTCGGCCACGGATCGGAACACCATATACAGCAGCATGAAGATCGCGATGAAGACGATCGGCAGAATGATCTTCAGGCGCTCTTTGGCGCGCAGCTCGAATTCATATTCGCCCGACCACTTGAGGTTGTAGCCCGCCGGCAGGTGGAGCTTCTCCTTCAGGAGCCTGTCGGCCCTGGAGACGAAGCCGCCATAATCACGGGTGCTCAGATCCAAGTAGACGTATCCTGTGAGCGCCCCGTCCTCGTCGCGGATCATCGCGGGCCCCTTCGAAAACGAAATCTTGGCGA is a genomic window containing:
- a CDS encoding DUF47 domain-containing protein — its product is MRDRVRSYEKAPMSEWLQMFTPRKNRFFDAFERQSVNISEAARALRKMLDGDKNCESFGQEIRRLEADGDLITRSTLEQIRKTLIAPFFRSDISALINAMDDVIDHINQLSKKASIYEISRFDAEMQAIGNLIVQAAELTQEAMPLLRSARKNAERLNDYEKQVSALGEHSEVIREQGLKKLFLEHRESDPIGFLAQSEIYSSLRKVLASFAKIAQCATDLVIDQT
- a CDS encoding helix-turn-helix domain-containing protein, encoding MVISMEDRLASPHLERLAKNLIAHLEKSGMTKPQFAESIGMSGSQFRYVRSRAANPSIEMLAKISAKLKTPLYELLEDCQLGHRRNLSAKQMSKNLSVIVKRKYVESGLDKEQFAKIIGVSLPQLYLMLRGDSNPSLLAVVEIARRLGIGMWELLGVKLMQIEKPLAR